From one Deinococcus sp. QL22 genomic stretch:
- the ssb gene encoding single-stranded DNA-binding protein: MNKAIKPPVRTPATRAVSGTHFAEATVALDSILNGRKITNYLPLTFIGSAATSAGERLTAGTTVSVQATVRQEKWASPEGQKRSKVRLQALRHEVLDGDFATIADRNGGQRLAEGVNSALLGGNLVSTPEVRYTPAGDAVTDFTLALNEKFTNRASEPVERTSFVEVTAWKELAVKVASMVKGTPLTVIGAAISDSWTDKDGNKRSALKFEAAQIFMVQPSQGGCPELAPATASGQPGVDLLPPEGDLPF, translated from the coding sequence ATGAACAAAGCGATCAAACCCCCCGTCCGCACCCCCGCCACCCGCGCCGTCTCCGGCACCCACTTCGCAGAAGCCACCGTGGCCCTGGACTCCATCCTCAACGGACGCAAGATCACCAACTACCTGCCCCTGACCTTTATCGGCAGCGCAGCGACCTCCGCCGGTGAACGCCTCACCGCAGGCACCACGGTTTCCGTGCAGGCGACGGTGCGTCAGGAGAAGTGGGCCAGCCCCGAAGGCCAGAAGCGTTCCAAGGTTCGCCTGCAGGCCCTGCGTCACGAAGTCTTGGACGGCGACTTTGCGACCATCGCCGACCGGAACGGTGGACAGCGCCTGGCTGAAGGTGTGAACTCGGCCCTGCTGGGCGGCAACCTGGTCAGCACGCCCGAAGTGCGCTACACGCCCGCTGGAGATGCCGTCACCGATTTCACTCTGGCCCTGAACGAGAAGTTCACCAACCGCGCGAGTGAGCCAGTGGAACGCACCTCGTTCGTCGAAGTCACCGCCTGGAAGGAACTGGCCGTGAAAGTCGCGAGCATGGTGAAAGGCACCCCGCTCACCGTGATCGGCGCAGCCATCTCCGATTCGTGGACGGACAAAGACGGCAACAAGCGCTCGGCACTGAAGTTCGAAGCCGCGCAGATCTTCATGGTTCAGCCGTCCCAAGGTGGATGCCCTGAACTGGCCCCGGCCACCGCTTCCGGTCAACCCGGCGTGGACCTCCTGCCGCCTGAAGGTGACCTGCCCTTCTGA
- a CDS encoding transposase, with translation MHREGDPIPGRNHSREFKLEVVSQINTGQQTTAQLSRTHSLAPGLMYRWRKEVEARGEAAFTDGSNTDRSDELRIAELERYCGQLALENTILKNRWRRIARKAAPNDHVCAQRASNGVGTSLV, from the coding sequence GTGCATCGCGAAGGAGATCCCATCCCCGGACGGAACCACAGCCGCGAATTCAAACTTGAGGTCGTCAGCCAAATCAACACCGGCCAACAGACCACCGCCCAGCTCAGCCGCACCCATTCCTTGGCGCCGGGTCTGATGTACCGATGGCGCAAAGAGGTCGAGGCACGTGGTGAAGCTGCGTTTACAGATGGATCCAACACAGATCGCAGCGATGAACTTCGCATTGCCGAGTTGGAACGGTATTGCGGTCAACTCGCTCTGGAGAACACCATCTTGAAAAATCGTTGGCGACGTATCGCTCGAAAAGCGGCACCAAATGATCACGTATGCGCGCAGCGCGCATCCAACGGTGTCGGTACGTCGCTTGTGTGA
- a CDS encoding DDE-type integrase/transposase/recombinase yields MKPDLDLTKEIEAIVLKWNGYGYRRVTHELACRGRPTNHKRVLRMMRAGGLLCRPKRRFQATTDSTHSERRFPNLLPTVVPTQPNQVWQVDLTHVRVRQGFVYLACVLDSFTREIVGWAVSKCIDAALALKALALAPAEVRGRASCLCTKTAPKLTTEDTLNLPVPAGA; encoded by the coding sequence GTGAAGCCGGATTTAGATCTCACGAAAGAGATTGAGGCCATCGTGCTGAAGTGGAATGGTTACGGCTATCGACGCGTGACCCACGAATTGGCCTGCCGGGGACGTCCAACCAATCACAAGCGCGTCTTACGTATGATGCGGGCCGGAGGGTTGTTATGCCGTCCCAAACGGCGATTTCAGGCCACCACAGATTCGACGCACAGCGAACGTCGTTTTCCGAATCTGTTGCCTACGGTGGTGCCGACTCAACCCAACCAAGTCTGGCAAGTCGATCTGACTCACGTCCGGGTCAGACAGGGGTTCGTTTACCTCGCCTGCGTTCTCGACAGTTTTACCCGAGAAATCGTGGGCTGGGCCGTGTCCAAATGCATTGACGCAGCGCTGGCCTTGAAAGCGCTCGCTCTTGCACCCGCCGAGGTCAGAGGAAGAGCCTCCTGCTTGTGCACTAAAACAGCACCAAAACTCACCACAGAAGACACCCTCAATCTGCCCGTCCCAGCCGGTGCTTGA
- the dinB gene encoding DNA polymerase IV produces MRKIVHVDADAFYASVELRDQPRLRGLPLAVAYHGPRSVVTTATYEARQFGVHSALPLRTALARCPQLIVIEPRMDVYREASQILQGVFYEFTDLVEPLSLDEAYLDVTQPKQGPPSATLIAREIKRRVKERTGGLTVSCGVSFNKLLSKLGSGMNKPDGLTVILPEDVEALVAGLPVGAFHGIGPVTARRLEERGVKTGADLQAVSLQELISLFGVQGRQMYAVARGQDDRPVDPNGERKSVGVEETFDLDLTSLQEMHLQLVKIAGQLQRRLETQGLAGRTVVLKVKFASFASVSRQISLPGPVFLESDLLRIAVQLLTLELLQGRAVRLLGITVGNLQDPTGRHVLPSLFDAVQ; encoded by the coding sequence ATGCGCAAGATCGTGCACGTGGATGCCGACGCCTTTTATGCCAGCGTGGAACTGCGCGATCAGCCCCGGCTGCGCGGCCTCCCCCTCGCCGTGGCGTATCACGGCCCCCGCAGCGTGGTCACCACTGCCACCTACGAAGCCCGGCAGTTTGGGGTGCACAGCGCCCTCCCGCTCCGGACTGCGCTGGCCCGCTGTCCACAGTTGATCGTCATCGAGCCGCGCATGGACGTCTACCGCGAGGCCAGCCAGATACTGCAAGGCGTGTTCTATGAATTCACTGATCTCGTGGAACCCCTGAGTTTGGACGAAGCCTACTTGGACGTCACCCAACCCAAGCAAGGCCCACCCAGCGCTACCCTGATCGCCCGCGAAATCAAGCGGCGAGTCAAAGAACGGACAGGCGGCTTGACCGTGTCCTGCGGCGTGAGCTTCAATAAACTCCTGAGCAAGCTGGGCAGCGGGATGAACAAACCGGACGGCTTGACCGTGATTTTGCCCGAAGATGTTGAAGCGTTGGTGGCTGGGTTGCCTGTCGGGGCATTTCACGGGATTGGTCCGGTGACCGCCCGTCGATTGGAAGAGCGCGGAGTCAAGACGGGGGCAGACTTGCAGGCCGTGTCCTTGCAAGAGTTGATCTCGCTGTTTGGGGTGCAGGGCCGTCAGATGTACGCGGTGGCGCGGGGTCAAGATGACCGACCCGTGGATCCTAATGGGGAGCGCAAGAGTGTTGGTGTCGAGGAAACCTTTGATCTCGACCTGACAAGCCTCCAGGAGATGCACCTTCAGCTGGTGAAGATCGCCGGGCAGCTTCAGAGAAGACTCGAAACCCAGGGCCTGGCTGGCCGAACGGTGGTGCTCAAGGTCAAGTTTGCGAGCTTTGCATCGGTGTCCCGGCAAATCTCGTTGCCAGGGCCAGTGTTTTTGGAGAGCGATCTGTTGCGCATCGCTGTGCAGCTCCTCACGCTGGAACTCCTGCAGGGCCGGGCGGTGCGGCTCCTGGGCATCACCGTGGGCAACCTGCAAGACCCCACTGGACGCCACGTCTTACCCTCCTTATTTGACGCGGTGCAGTGA
- a CDS encoding arginase family protein, translating to MEQFLMYLLFPQWQGAGHLPALAQGARRLAHLAPDLSWHEVPITATESLTVQGGILGRAPLLRHLKTVLALLAAQPPTRLFTLGGDCAAELVPIAALNARYGPELTLVWLDAHGDLNTPASSPSGTFHGMPLRHLLGEGDAEVLAALPSTLRPSQVVLAGVRELDPPEQAYVDAQGWIPVAAATLNAQPTAVGDLLTQRGARKLYVHLDLDVLDPTEFSALGWPTPGGLTLGALLSLLKDLHARFEVVGGGLTEYLPGAADQEERAAQVLHAWRGQEGEDDVVIAD from the coding sequence GTGGAACAATTCCTCATGTACCTCTTGTTTCCGCAGTGGCAAGGCGCAGGCCATCTTCCCGCCCTCGCACAGGGCGCGCGCCGCCTCGCGCACCTTGCGCCTGACCTGTCGTGGCACGAGGTACCCATCACAGCCACAGAGTCATTGACGGTGCAAGGCGGCATCCTGGGACGTGCTCCCCTCCTCAGGCACTTGAAGACGGTGTTGGCCCTGCTGGCGGCCCAGCCACCCACGCGACTTTTCACCCTCGGCGGCGACTGCGCCGCCGAACTCGTACCGATTGCTGCCTTGAATGCGCGTTATGGCCCGGAGCTGACCCTGGTCTGGCTGGACGCCCACGGTGACCTCAACACCCCCGCCTCCTCTCCGAGTGGCACCTTCCACGGCATGCCCCTGCGTCACTTGCTGGGGGAAGGCGACGCTGAGGTGTTGGCCGCCCTGCCGTCCACCCTGCGCCCCTCGCAAGTGGTTCTGGCCGGCGTGCGTGAGCTTGACCCGCCCGAACAGGCCTACGTGGACGCCCAGGGCTGGATCCCTGTCGCGGCGGCCACGCTGAACGCGCAGCCGACCGCGGTGGGAGACCTCCTGACCCAGCGGGGCGCCCGGAAGCTGTACGTGCATCTCGATCTCGATGTGCTCGACCCCACCGAATTCTCGGCGCTGGGGTGGCCCACGCCGGGCGGCCTGACGTTGGGGGCACTCCTGAGCCTGCTGAAGGATCTGCATGCCCGGTTTGAGGTGGTGGGCGGCGGCCTCACTGAATACCTTCCCGGTGCCGCCGATCAGGAGGAACGGGCCGCGCAGGTGCTGCACGCTTGGCGGGGCCAGGAGGGTGAGGACGACGTGGTGATCGCTGACTGA
- the soxR gene encoding redox-sensitive transcriptional activator SoxR: MSLPASHWTPAQLAERSGLTVSALHFYEREGLIVSTRTPGNQRRYPRDTVRRLAFIRAAGRVGVPLADIRAALAELPAGRAPTVAEWERLSESWRAELDTRIATLTRLRDDLGGCIRCGCLSLERCALFNPGDAYGGRYPGRNTLMGTRAG, from the coding sequence ATGTCTCTTCCCGCTTCCCACTGGACGCCTGCCCAACTGGCCGAACGCAGCGGCCTAACCGTCTCCGCGCTGCACTTTTATGAGCGTGAGGGCCTGATCGTCAGCACCCGAACTCCGGGCAACCAGCGCCGCTACCCGCGCGACACGGTGCGGCGGCTGGCCTTTATCCGTGCTGCCGGACGTGTGGGCGTCCCGCTGGCCGACATTCGCGCCGCGCTGGCGGAGCTGCCTGCCGGACGCGCACCGACAGTGGCGGAGTGGGAACGCCTCTCGGAGAGCTGGCGTGCTGAACTTGACACCCGGATTGCGACGCTGACCAGGCTGCGTGACGATCTGGGCGGGTGTATCCGTTGTGGTTGTCTGTCGCTGGAGCGTTGTGCACTGTTCAATCCAGGCGATGCGTATGGCGGGCGGTATCCGGGGAGGAATACGCTGATGGGGACGCGGGCTGGATGA
- a CDS encoding VOC family protein, whose amino-acid sequence MHIESLTLFTPDLDVQHAFYTGVLGLDTVTRTPDSVTFQAGRTFLTFRQQGDPGRFSHLAFDIPRHQMDGAETWLRARVPLLEDEEGTSRFPLSEGWNSESLYFEDAAGNLLEFIARHDVLNDHAAPFGSGGVLHVSELGIVVPDVPAAVLDLERRFGLLTFHEQSGTFTPVGDHNGLLIVVREGRGWFPTGRPAAPAPFEITFNCGGSTQRFQHSDLLKRPGARPC is encoded by the coding sequence ATGCATATTGAGAGTCTGACCCTCTTTACTCCTGACCTTGACGTCCAGCACGCCTTCTATACCGGAGTCCTTGGCCTGGACACGGTGACGAGAACCCCCGACAGCGTGACTTTCCAGGCTGGACGAACCTTCCTCACCTTTCGTCAGCAGGGTGATCCCGGGCGCTTCTCCCACCTCGCCTTCGACATTCCGCGCCACCAGATGGACGGGGCCGAAACGTGGCTCCGGGCGCGCGTGCCGCTGCTCGAAGATGAAGAGGGAACCAGCCGCTTTCCGCTGAGCGAGGGCTGGAACAGCGAGAGCCTGTATTTCGAGGACGCTGCTGGCAATCTTCTCGAATTTATAGCCCGACACGATGTGCTGAACGATCACGCTGCCCCGTTTGGTTCCGGTGGCGTGCTGCATGTCAGCGAGCTGGGCATCGTGGTGCCGGATGTCCCGGCTGCCGTGCTGGATCTGGAACGCCGCTTCGGCCTCCTGACCTTCCATGAGCAGAGCGGCACCTTCACGCCTGTCGGAGATCATAACGGCCTGCTGATCGTGGTGAGGGAGGGCCGGGGCTGGTTCCCCACCGGGCGGCCTGCGGCTCCCGCGCCGTTTGAAATCACCTTCAACTGCGGCGGATCGACCCAGCGCTTCCAACACAGCGATCTCCTGAAACGACCAGGAGCCCGCCCCTGCTGA
- a CDS encoding VOC family protein, whose amino-acid sequence MARPSLNLRAAEHFYTAGLNLSVLYRHDSAGEEASLLMLGVIGAAWHLELTHLATHPVLPTPTEDDLLVLYLGSPVEPSLIQHLIECGGTHVPALNPYWDTYGVTIQDPDGYRLVLCRRAWTV is encoded by the coding sequence CTGGCCCGACCCAGCCTGAACCTGCGCGCCGCCGAACACTTCTACACGGCGGGCCTGAACCTGAGCGTCCTGTACCGCCATGACAGCGCGGGAGAGGAGGCGTCCCTACTGATGCTGGGCGTGATAGGCGCGGCCTGGCATCTGGAATTGACGCACCTGGCCACGCACCCGGTTCTCCCCACACCGACGGAAGACGACCTGCTGGTGCTGTATCTAGGAAGTCCGGTGGAGCCGTCTCTCATTCAGCACCTGATCGAGTGCGGCGGCACGCACGTCCCGGCGCTCAATCCGTACTGGGACACGTACGGTGTGACCATCCAGGATCCGGACGGGTACCGCTTGGTGCTGTGTCGGCGAGCGTGGACGGTCTGA
- a CDS encoding DoxX family membrane protein: MSTAPLHQPTTWVQNAARFLLGGALLLAGTGHLTTQRQAFQAQVPPWLPLDPDFVVLASGVVELALGAALIVLPKQRVRVGAVVAAFFVAVFPGNISQYLTQTDAFGLNTDQARLIRLFFQPLLVVWALWSTGAWAAWRAGRRERPAVG, from the coding sequence CTGTCCACTGCCCCTCTCCACCAGCCCACCACTTGGGTTCAAAACGCAGCCCGGTTCCTGCTGGGCGGCGCCCTGCTGCTGGCCGGTACTGGACATCTCACCACCCAACGTCAGGCTTTTCAAGCGCAGGTGCCGCCCTGGCTTCCTCTTGACCCAGACTTCGTGGTGCTCGCCTCAGGCGTGGTCGAACTCGCTCTTGGCGCGGCACTGATCGTGCTGCCCAAGCAGCGAGTCCGGGTTGGCGCGGTCGTCGCCGCCTTCTTCGTCGCCGTGTTTCCGGGCAACATCTCGCAGTACCTGACCCAAACGGACGCCTTTGGGCTGAACACCGACCAGGCCCGGCTGATCCGCCTGTTCTTTCAACCGCTGCTGGTGGTTTGGGCCCTGTGGTCGACCGGAGCTTGGGCGGCGTGGCGAGCAGGTCGCCGGGAGCGCCCTGCGGTGGGGTGA
- a CDS encoding ATP-binding protein, whose amino-acid sequence MSLPSGTLARPSLNERLQDVTHALAASTTVHGVFEILLTSALEAVDATTGAVLLVNADGDRLELAQSYGYTPDVPTIWKDGPLDGSVPAGEALLKQTALFFEHQEALMLAYPDLEERVGAPPPVATAVLPMFENQKSLGLIVLDFKEPHHFTPEERFFLRTLSTQCGIALGRARLMADLQGQVEQRTQQLQEQKAEVESRNRALEAVAQLSRDLRLQDDRYALIHRAQQSLAGLLAPGVFTYFELEGDCWCLKAQEGQFQDPAVQEQMDAGWPQATPALWLPFETRQPLYQAKDSLSTDPLPEAGEDVHAAATLPLLVDGVAVGCFRVALFTQRLWTPTDQRVLEIILHGLGLALERAEQAGRLRAQRDALAAANEELEAFAYSVSHDLRTPVRHVTSFAQLLRKTLGDRLDDKSARYLGVMDQAAARMTTLIDAILELSRTSQQPLHLRMVDLGTVVASVRELLEPEAIHRQVRWTVGPLPLVMGDLGLLRQVIENLLSNALKYTTPRAEAHIEVWAEESPQDWRVSVRDNGVGFDAGYTHKLFGVFQRLHRQEEFEGNGVGLANVRRVITRHSGTVTAEGVLDQGATFSFTLPKA is encoded by the coding sequence ATGTCTCTTCCCTCCGGCACGCTTGCACGCCCTTCCCTGAATGAGCGACTGCAAGACGTGACCCACGCCCTCGCCGCGTCCACGACGGTTCACGGCGTCTTTGAGATTCTCCTCACCTCTGCCCTGGAAGCTGTAGACGCCACGACTGGGGCCGTCTTGTTGGTCAACGCGGACGGTGACCGCCTGGAACTGGCGCAGAGCTACGGATACACCCCGGACGTGCCCACCATCTGGAAAGATGGGCCGCTTGACGGCAGTGTCCCGGCTGGCGAAGCCTTGCTCAAACAGACTGCCTTGTTTTTCGAGCATCAGGAAGCGCTGATGCTGGCCTATCCTGACCTTGAAGAGCGCGTGGGCGCGCCGCCGCCAGTGGCCACCGCCGTGCTGCCCATGTTCGAAAACCAGAAATCCTTGGGCTTGATCGTGCTGGACTTCAAGGAGCCGCACCACTTCACGCCGGAGGAACGCTTTTTCCTGCGCACCCTGAGTACCCAGTGCGGCATTGCGCTGGGCCGCGCCCGCCTGATGGCCGACCTGCAAGGTCAAGTCGAGCAGCGCACACAGCAACTCCAAGAGCAAAAGGCAGAGGTGGAAAGCCGCAACCGTGCCCTGGAGGCGGTGGCCCAATTGTCCCGCGACCTGCGGCTGCAAGACGACCGCTACGCGCTGATCCACCGGGCACAGCAGAGTCTGGCGGGCCTGCTGGCGCCGGGCGTCTTCACCTACTTTGAGCTGGAGGGCGACTGCTGGTGCCTGAAAGCCCAGGAGGGTCAGTTCCAAGATCCTGCTGTGCAAGAGCAGATGGACGCGGGTTGGCCCCAGGCTACCCCTGCATTGTGGCTCCCTTTCGAGACGCGGCAACCCTTGTACCAGGCCAAAGACTCCCTGAGCACGGATCCGCTTCCTGAAGCTGGAGAGGATGTGCACGCGGCCGCCACCTTGCCGCTGCTGGTGGACGGGGTCGCGGTGGGCTGTTTCCGGGTCGCGCTGTTCACCCAACGCCTCTGGACGCCGACCGATCAACGGGTGCTGGAAATCATTTTGCATGGTCTTGGCTTGGCGCTGGAGCGGGCCGAACAGGCGGGACGACTGCGGGCGCAGCGTGACGCGCTGGCGGCCGCCAACGAGGAACTCGAGGCCTTTGCCTACTCCGTGTCCCACGACCTGCGCACGCCCGTGCGGCACGTCACCAGTTTCGCTCAGCTGCTCCGCAAAACCCTGGGTGACCGGCTGGATGACAAGTCGGCGCGTTACCTGGGCGTCATGGATCAGGCGGCCGCCCGCATGACTACGCTGATCGACGCGATTCTGGAACTCTCCCGCACGTCCCAGCAACCGCTGCACCTGCGGATGGTGGATCTGGGAACGGTGGTGGCCAGTGTGCGGGAACTGCTGGAGCCTGAAGCCATTCACCGACAGGTGAGGTGGACGGTGGGCCCCCTGCCGCTGGTGATGGGCGACCTGGGGTTGCTGCGCCAGGTCATCGAGAACCTCTTGTCCAACGCGCTGAAATACACCACACCGCGGGCAGAAGCGCACATCGAGGTCTGGGCGGAAGAAAGCCCTCAGGACTGGCGCGTCTCCGTGCGGGACAACGGGGTGGGCTTTGATGCGGGCTATACCCACAAGCTGTTTGGGGTGTTTCAGCGGCTGCACCGTCAAGAGGAGTTTGAAGGCAATGGGGTGGGCTTGGCCAATGTGCGGCGGGTCATCACCCGGCATAGTGGAACGGTAACCGCAGAGGGTGTCCTGGATCAGGGCGCGACCTTCTCGTTCACGTTGCCCAAAGCGTAG
- a CDS encoding replication initiator protein A, with amino-acid sequence MTRERKSKVQRGQAMQRFTEANVARLGLISIQERIPADFTRWAFEFDVDGRMGHLSCFSPAECGGVPHGLDGDIANALIDLFMEQGAPENGTVTTTASQLLLRAGLHNNGHYHRVLTESLRRLKQATYTLSHAWRDHEQQRWTSGTFSYVLAYEVTSGERDTVTEGAVLAITLARQIGQSIRAKYVKPLDYAFLTSLERPLTRALYRLLDAKRHDPHDLTRVVASYQVNLLDWAAECKIVDLRTDKIRRTLEGAHEELRERGYLQEVVYEGRGRKQTLTYRFGVQLVGESDSALILALVALRVARPVARKLVDTLGEARVQARLNKFRALLASGYKARNASALLVDVIKDEEGKYADPLGFAPPEQEKAVQQAQVERQKRAVVDFEHEEREREAAFQALSLEAQADQTVRTLQLVLKTRLDTAQYARLRSALAAGRADAGQVAKAVTKAAFEGTVEKVLEDLAVLTG; translated from the coding sequence GTGACGCGTGAACGCAAGAGCAAAGTTCAGCGAGGACAGGCCATGCAGCGCTTCACGGAGGCCAACGTGGCGCGGCTGGGCCTCATTTCCATTCAGGAACGGATTCCGGCGGACTTCACCCGTTGGGCTTTTGAATTTGACGTCGACGGCCGGATGGGTCACCTCTCCTGCTTCAGTCCTGCCGAGTGCGGGGGCGTACCGCATGGCCTGGACGGTGACATCGCCAACGCCCTGATCGACCTGTTCATGGAACAGGGTGCGCCAGAAAACGGGACGGTCACCACCACCGCCAGCCAGCTGCTGCTGCGGGCCGGGCTGCACAACAACGGTCATTATCACCGGGTGCTGACCGAATCCCTGCGGCGGCTCAAGCAGGCCACCTATACCCTGAGTCACGCCTGGCGCGACCATGAACAGCAGCGCTGGACCAGCGGCACCTTCAGCTACGTGCTGGCCTATGAGGTGACCTCCGGGGAGCGCGATACGGTCACCGAGGGCGCGGTGCTGGCGATCACTCTGGCGCGGCAGATCGGCCAGTCGATCCGGGCCAAATACGTCAAGCCACTTGACTACGCTTTTCTGACCTCGCTGGAACGGCCCCTGACCCGGGCGCTGTACCGGTTGTTGGATGCCAAGCGGCATGATCCGCATGATCTGACCCGGGTGGTGGCGTCGTATCAGGTCAACCTGCTGGACTGGGCGGCCGAGTGCAAGATTGTGGATCTGCGGACGGACAAGATCCGCCGCACCCTGGAGGGCGCCCATGAGGAGCTGCGGGAGCGCGGCTACTTGCAGGAGGTGGTCTATGAAGGCCGGGGCCGCAAGCAGACGCTGACCTACCGCTTTGGCGTGCAGCTGGTGGGGGAGAGCGACTCCGCCCTGATCCTGGCTCTGGTGGCCTTGCGGGTGGCGCGGCCTGTGGCCCGCAAGCTGGTCGACACTCTGGGAGAAGCGCGGGTGCAGGCCCGGCTGAATAAGTTTCGGGCCCTGCTGGCGTCCGGGTATAAGGCCCGCAATGCGTCAGCCCTCCTGGTGGACGTCATCAAGGATGAGGAGGGCAAGTACGCCGATCCGCTGGGTTTTGCCCCCCCAGAGCAGGAGAAGGCGGTGCAGCAGGCGCAGGTGGAGCGCCAGAAACGGGCAGTGGTGGATTTCGAGCATGAGGAGCGCGAACGCGAAGCGGCGTTTCAAGCGTTGAGTCTTGAAGCGCAGGCGGATCAGACGGTGCGGACGCTACAACTGGTGCTCAAAACCCGGTTGGATACCGCTCAGTATGCTCGGCTGCGCTCGGCTCTGGCCGCCGGGCGAGCTGATGCCGGACAGGTCGCCAAAGCGGTGACCAAGGCGGCCTTTGAAGGCACGGTGGAAAAGGTTCTTGAGGACTTGGCTGTCCTGACCGGATAA
- a CDS encoding TetR/AcrR family transcriptional regulator: METMDKPPIPPNDPTTTPRLRLSRELVLRTALFLADRDGIHALTMRQLADALSVKAMSLYHHVANKTELLDGLIDLVFAEIDLPSSEDGWKTALRARSISARAALIRHPWAIGLMESRTAPGPATLRHHNAVLGCLRTGGFPLPATAHAYSVLDSYLYGFVLQQINLPFNTSGQAAPVADTLLAEMPAGEYPFLLEIAVDHVLQPGYAYADEFEIGLDLILDGIERLTDGTASVVRR, encoded by the coding sequence ATGGAGACTATGGACAAGCCGCCGATCCCCCCGAATGACCCAACGACGACGCCTCGACTTCGCCTGAGCCGGGAACTGGTGTTGCGCACCGCCCTGTTCCTCGCCGACCGGGACGGCATCCACGCGCTGACGATGCGCCAGCTCGCCGATGCGTTAAGCGTCAAGGCGATGTCGCTCTACCACCACGTCGCCAACAAAACCGAGCTGCTCGACGGCCTGATTGACCTGGTGTTTGCCGAGATCGACCTGCCGTCTTCGGAAGACGGCTGGAAGACTGCGCTGCGGGCGCGGTCGATCTCCGCCCGCGCCGCCCTGATCCGTCATCCTTGGGCCATCGGTCTGATGGAGTCGCGCACCGCACCTGGCCCGGCCACGTTGCGTCACCACAACGCGGTGCTCGGCTGCCTCAGAACAGGCGGATTCCCGCTTCCAGCGACGGCCCACGCCTACTCGGTGCTGGACAGCTACCTCTACGGCTTCGTTCTTCAACAGATCAACCTGCCTTTCAACACCTCTGGTCAGGCCGCTCCCGTTGCGGACACCCTGCTGGCAGAGATGCCCGCAGGAGAGTACCCCTTTCTCTTGGAGATCGCTGTAGATCACGTGCTTCAGCCGGGATACGCGTATGCCGACGAGTTTGAGATCGGTCTCGATCTGATCCTGGACGGCATCGAGCGCCTGACCGATGGGACGGCGTCTGTAGTGCGGCGCTAA
- a CDS encoding NAD(P)-dependent alcohol dehydrogenase, with product MMSKTARIAPPFADRRTMQAVVRDRYGSADLLQLRQVELPTITGDQVLLRVHAAGLDRGAWHIMTGRPYLMRLAGFGLRAPKNRTLGSDVAGVVVAVGPQVTDFRPGDRVFGTCFGTSHGSFAEYAVARTNKLARMPADTSFEQAAVVPGSAQTALQALRDHGRVQAGQRVLIIGASGGVGSFAVQLAKAFGAVVTGVCSTAKVNLVQSLGADHVIDYSSTDLAQMTERYDLVLDIGGNRSLSRLRRLLTAHGTLVLVGGEAGDRWTGGLGRQVGAMLISRFVPQRLVSFITKENSADLETLARMIEAGTLIPQLDRITPLAGVADAMHDLEAGRVSGKVAVSVAS from the coding sequence ATGATGAGCAAGACCGCACGAATCGCCCCTCCTTTCGCTGACCGCCGCACCATGCAGGCAGTCGTGCGTGACCGCTACGGCTCGGCCGATCTGTTGCAGCTCCGGCAGGTCGAGCTTCCCACGATCACCGGAGATCAGGTGCTTCTCCGCGTCCATGCGGCGGGCCTCGACCGTGGCGCTTGGCACATCATGACCGGGCGGCCTTACCTGATGCGCCTGGCGGGTTTTGGCCTCCGCGCGCCCAAGAACCGGACGCTGGGCTCGGACGTGGCGGGCGTGGTCGTGGCCGTCGGCCCGCAAGTGACCGACTTCCGACCTGGAGACCGAGTTTTTGGAACGTGTTTCGGCACCAGCCACGGCTCCTTCGCCGAGTACGCCGTGGCCCGCACCAACAAGCTGGCCCGGATGCCTGCCGACACCTCGTTCGAGCAGGCGGCCGTCGTACCGGGGTCTGCCCAGACCGCCCTGCAGGCCCTGCGGGATCACGGGCGGGTGCAGGCCGGTCAGCGTGTCCTGATCATCGGCGCCTCAGGGGGCGTGGGCAGTTTCGCCGTGCAACTCGCCAAGGCGTTTGGTGCGGTGGTCACGGGCGTGTGCAGCACGGCGAAGGTCAACCTCGTGCAGTCGCTGGGGGCCGACCACGTCATCGACTACTCGTCAACCGACCTCGCCCAGATGACTGAGCGCTACGATCTGGTGCTCGACATCGGCGGCAACCGGTCACTGTCGCGGCTCCGGCGCCTGCTCACCGCCCACGGCACGTTGGTGCTGGTCGGCGGTGAGGCGGGAGATCGCTGGACGGGTGGGCTGGGCCGTCAGGTGGGGGCCATGTTGATCTCGCGCTTTGTCCCTCAGCGCCTCGTGTCCTTCATCACCAAGGAGAACAGCGCCGATCTGGAAACTCTGGCCAGGATGATCGAAGCCGGCACCCTGATCCCGCAGCTTGACCGGATCACTCCACTGGCGGGCGTGGCCGACGCGATGCATGACCTGGAGGCGGGCCGGGTGAGCGGCAAGGTGGCCGTCTCCGTCGCCAGCTGA